The following coding sequences are from one Candidatus Paceibacterota bacterium window:
- a CDS encoding gluconeogenesis factor YvcK family protein, protein MKPIRIVTIGGGTGTHMLLSGLKAYVPEVELSAIVTVADDGGSTGRLRDAFGYLPVGDFRMALTALAADTTSEALLRDLFQYRFTKGEGLEGHNFGNLLITALADILGSEEQALAAAGKLLHACGTVIPVAGEKLQLHAEYEDGTIVKGESLIDSNGLRLAPKARIEKVWVEPAVPASRFAREAIHEATHIILGPGDLYTSTIANLVVPGIKEGIQNADGKIIVIGSMMRKAGQTGHMTMSTQLAELERYVGRPADIIILNTAVFPEEILEIYAKENEHPFHDDLPRAKHIKRSDLLLRERTHVLKGDALRRSLLRHDPQKVAAAIMSAIRT, encoded by the coding sequence ATGAAGCCCATTCGTATTGTGACAATTGGAGGAGGTACGGGAACACACATGTTACTCTCTGGCCTAAAGGCATATGTGCCTGAGGTGGAGCTTTCGGCAATTGTTACCGTTGCTGATGATGGAGGGAGCACAGGGAGGCTTCGCGATGCATTTGGTTATCTCCCTGTTGGTGATTTTCGTATGGCACTTACTGCACTCGCTGCGGATACCACATCTGAGGCACTTCTGCGTGATCTTTTTCAGTATCGTTTTACAAAAGGGGAAGGGCTTGAGGGGCATAATTTCGGAAACCTCCTCATCACTGCACTTGCCGATATTCTTGGCAGTGAGGAACAGGCACTTGCCGCAGCAGGAAAATTACTCCACGCTTGTGGTACCGTCATTCCTGTTGCAGGAGAGAAACTTCAGCTCCACGCAGAATATGAAGACGGCACCATCGTGAAGGGCGAATCACTTATTGATTCAAATGGACTGAGGCTTGCGCCAAAAGCACGTATTGAAAAAGTCTGGGTTGAACCCGCAGTTCCTGCGAGTCGTTTTGCGCGCGAGGCAATTCATGAAGCCACCCACATCATCCTTGGTCCGGGTGATCTCTATACAAGTACAATCGCAAATCTTGTCGTCCCAGGGATTAAAGAGGGAATACAGAATGCTGATGGTAAGATTATTGTTATCGGCAGTATGATGCGTAAAGCAGGGCAGACTGGTCATATGACCATGAGTACACAATTGGCCGAGCTTGAGCGCTATGTTGGGCGACCTGCGGATATTATTATCCTCAACACCGCGGTATTCCCCGAGGAGATACTTGAAATATACGCAAAAGAGAACGAGCATCCATTCCATGATGATCTTCCTCGTGCGAAGCATATCAAGCGTTCCGATTTACTGTTACGCGAGCGCACCCATGTATTAAAAGGAGATGCACTTCGTCGTAGTCTTCTCCGTCATGATCCTCAGAAGGTTGCGGCAGCGATTATGTCTGCAATTCGTACCTAA